GCTTACCCCATGACGGCGTCGACGAGTGCGACGTATTCGCCAAACAGCGACAACTTCCCCTCGCCAGACATTGACGCCTATTTTACCGAATCCTCTTATCCGGGCCTTTCCGATTACTCTGCTTCCCATAATTTCCCGTCCGCCAACGGTACCTGCTTTAATCGCCCTGCTGAGCAACCACCAGCCGATGGAGTCCTCGGCTGGAGCGCCCCCGTACACAACAACTTCATCAATGCCCCGTCGACGGTCAGTCCTGCGGCTGTAGCCCCCAAACCACCACTTACAACCTGGGCGAACAGTCTGCCTACGCCATTGAGCGTTGCAGGAGACTTTCAAAATGGATACATGGCCACTGACTTCAATTCAAACTTCCCCTCGCTTCCCTCGCCCCTGCCCACCCCCAGTAGCTCCGGAAGTCCGACATTATCCTCCCCAGTCCCCGTCTCCAACACGCAACAAGCTGCCCCCGAAGACCCTGCCACCACCACGGCTAAGCCTGCTCCGCGGAAACGAGGTCGTCCGCGGCTGAACCGCCCCGCTTCAGAACCCCAGGCTGCCAACGACAGTGGGGCCAAAAGCACGAGGACACAGTGCATGCCCCACACCGAAGTCGAACGCAAGTATCGCGAGAAGCTCAATGCCGAGCTGGAGCGACTACGCCGGGCCGTTCCCATGCTGCCACAATGTGATTCAGCGGACATGGGCGCTGTGAAGCCTAGCAAGAGCATGATTCTGGCCGTTGCTATCGATTATATCAAAGAGCTTGAGAGACAGCGAGATGCCGCGGTTGAAGAGG
This sequence is a window from Pyrenophora tritici-repentis strain M4 chromosome 4, whole genome shotgun sequence. Protein-coding genes within it:
- a CDS encoding HLH multi-domain protein, with protein sequence MDFSGLSAYPMTASTSATYSPNSDNFPSPDIDAYFTESSYPGLSDYSASHNFPSANGTCFNRPAEQPPADGVLGWSAPVHNNFINAPSTVSPAAVAPKPPLTTWANSLPTPLSVAGDFQNGYMATDFNSNFPSLPSPLPTPSSSGSPTLSSPVPVSNTQQAAPEDPATTTAKPAPRKRGRPRLNRPASEPQAANDSGAKSTRTQCMPHTEVERKYREKLNAELERLRRAVPMLPQCDSADMGAVKPSKSMILAVAIDYIKELERQRDAAVEEVERLGGKVRFGRAGVWKREPSEA